Sequence from the Gemmatimonadota bacterium genome:
CCCCGGTGCCGGATGCTGGAGCTGCGATGCCACGCTGCCGAGCGGCCGGACCGTGAAGTTCTGCCCCTTCTGCGGTGCCGATCAGCGCGAGCCGACGTGTCCCGCCTGCAACGTGGCGGTGGAACGGGGCTGGAAGCACTGCCCCGATTGCGGCGAACGGCTGCCAGCCAGCTGACCTGACGCCGTGCCCCGGCCGGGGGGCGCGGCGAACCACTCCCCTCGCCATATTCCGAGGATGACGGACATCGTCTTCCTCTCCGCCGTCCGGACGGGCTTCGGCACCTTCGGCGGAGCGCTCAAGGATCATTCGGCCACCGACCTCGGCGTGATTGCCGCCGAGGCGGCGCTGGCGCGTGCAGGCCTGGACGCTTCGCTGGTCAATCACGCCATCGTGGGCAACGCGATGCAGACCTCGCGCGACGCGATGTACTGCGCGCGGCACGTGGCGCTGCGCTCGGGCCTCGCGGTCGAGACCCCGGCGGTGACCGTCAATCGGCTCTGCGGCTCGGGCTTCGAGGCGGTGGTGCAGGCGGCGCATCGACTCACCCTCGGCGAGGCCACCGCGGTCCTTGCCGGCGGCACCGAGTCGATGAGTCAGGCGCCGCACGTGGTACGCGGTGCCCGGTGGGGCATCAAGTACGGGCCGTCGCCGCTGCTGGAAGACTCGCTCTTCGAAGGGCTCACCGATTCCTTCGGTGGCTGCGCGATGGCCGACACCGCCGAAAACCTGGCGCAGCGGTATGACATCACGCGGGAGGCCTGCGAGGCGTGGGCCCTGGTGTCGCAGCAGCGTGCGGCCGCCGCGTGGGCCGCCGGCGTCTTCGCGGACGAGGTGGTGCCGGTGATGCTGCGCGACCGCAAGACGAAGCAGGACGTGCCCTGGGCGCGCGACGAGCACATCCGCGGCGACATGACGCCGGAAGGGCTCGCCAAGCTGCCACCGGTGACGCGGGCCGGGGGCACGGTCACCGCGGGCACGGCGTCGGGGATCAACGACGGCGCGGCAATGCTGGTGATGACCACCGCCGAGGCGGCGGCGAAGGCGGGCGCCGCACCGATCGGGCGACTGGTCTCATGGGGCGTGATGGGGGTGCCGCCGGAGATCATGGGCATCGGCCCGGTGCCTGCCGCGCGGCAGGCCTTGGCACGGGCGGGGATGACGATGGCGCAGATGGATCTGGTGGAGATCAACGAGGCGTTTGCGGCGCAGTATCTCGCGGTGGCGCGCGACCTCGAACTCGACCCGGCGCGCGCCAACGTGCACGGCGGGGCAATCGCCATCGGCCACCCACTCGGCGCCAGCGGCGCGCGGATCACGGCGCATCTGCTGCACGCACTGCGTGCGCGTGGCGGCGGGATCGGCCTGGGTGCGGCCTGCATCGGCGGCGGGCAGGGCATTGCCGTGATCGTCGAAGGGTTCGGGGGCTGACGCGATGGCCAACAATCTTCCCGGGCGAATCGACCGCGCCACCTTCGACCGCGTGCTGCAGCGCGCCGCCGAACTGCAGGCCGCCTCGCACGACATCGGCGAGGGGCTGACCGAGGACGAAGTCGTCGCCCTCGGCAACGAGGTCGGCATCGCACCGCAGGTGCTCAAGCAGGCGCTGCTCGAGGAACGGACCCGCATCGCGCCGATGGAGCCGCAGGGGATCCTCGACGAATGGGTCGCACCGGCGGAACTCCGCGCCGAGCGCGTGGTGCAGGGGACCGAGGCCTCGGTGAGTGCCGCGCTCACGGCGTGGATCGACAAGCACGAGCACTTCGTCGTGCAGCGCGCCACGCTGGGGCGCACCACCTATGAGCCGCTCGACTCCTTCGCCGGCGCGATGCGCAAGATGAAGCGGGTCTTCGAGGGCACCAGCGCCAAGCCCTACCAGAACGACACCGAGCTGCTCACCGCGGTGATCACCCCGCTCGAAGATGGCTTCTGTCATGTCGCGGTGATGGCCACCCTGCGGCGCAGTCGCCGGAATTACGTCACCGGCGCCAGCGTGCTGGCCGGGACCGGCGTCGCGGTGACGGCGGGGGTGATGGCGCTGGTGCAGTACCCTGCCGCCGAACTGCTCGCGCTGATTCCCGCTGTGGCCGGGCTCGGCACCGGTGCCCTGACGGTGCGCAGCTTCCGGCCGATCTCGACGCGCGCACAGCTGGGGCTGGAACGGATGCTCGACGACCTGGAACGGAGGCCTGCGCTTGGCGCCGGGTCGCCGCCGCCGCGGTCGCAGCAGCTCGCGCGCGAGGTTGGCCAGGTGGTCAAGGACATCACCCGCGAAGTCCGCAAGGCGCTGGAGGAGAAGTGAGCATCGGCACGGTGGGGGTGGTCGGCGCGGGATTGATGGGCAGTGGTATCGCGCAGGCGGTGGCGATGGCGGGGCACGATGTGCTCATCCACGACAGCAACGGCGCCCAGTGGAACACCGCGCGCGGCCGGATCGAGTCGTCGCTGGCGAAGCTCGTCGAGAAGGGGAAACTGACACCGGAGGCGCTCCTCGCCACCAGCAGCCGGATCAACTTCGTCCCCGATCTCGGCGCCTTCGCGGTCTGCGACCTGGTGATCGAGGCGATCGTCGAGTCGCTCGACGCCAAGCGCGCGCTCTGGCAGCGCCTCGAGGGGATCTGCCGCGCCGAGACGCTCTTCGCGACGAACACGTCCTCGCTCAGCGTGGTGGACCAGACCGTGGGGTTGCACCTTCCGGAACGGCTGCTCGGCATGCACTTCTTCAATCCGGTGCCGATGATGCCGCTGGTCGAGGTGGTGCGCTCGGTCCGCACTGCGCCAGACGCGGTCGATGCGGCGCTCGAGTTCGCTCGCGGCCTCGGGAAGACGGCGATCACCAGTCGCGATGAATCGGGCTTCGTCGTCAACCTGCTGCTGGTGCCCTATCTGGTGGATGCGGTGCACGCGCTGGAGCGCGGCGTGGGCACGATCGCCGACATCGACGCGGCGATGAAGCTCGGCGCCGGCCATCCGATGGGGCCGTTCACGCTGCTCGACTTCATCGGCCTCGACACCGTGGTGCAGATCGGCGAAATCATGTTCGATCAGTATCGCGAGGCGCGCTACGCGCCGCCGCCGCTGCTCCGGCGGATGGTCGCGGCGGGCTATCTCGGCCGGAAGAGCGGGGTGGGTTTCTACGATTGGCGCGGCGCGCAGCCGGTGCCGATGGAGCTCGGGCTGTGAGGCGCTGGAGCCTGGTGTTCGTGCTGCTCGCGGCCTGCTATCCGACCACGACCCGCCCGGCGATGACGCCGGTGCCGTCCGCATCGGTCGCGGAGTGGGAGCTCTTCGTCCCCGAGGCGACGCGCGCGCTGGCGCTGGCGCTCGATGCCGATTCGATCCCGGTCTCGCGGACCGAGCCGAACGACGGCTGGCTCGAGACGCCGTGGTTCGACGCCCGTACCCTCAAGCCGACGACGCGGCGCCCGCTCGGCGACGAGACGGTTCGGCTGCGTGCCTGGATCGACCCATCGCAACCCAATCACAGCGCCATCACCGTCGAGATCGTCTATCGCCCGGCGGCCGATCCCTCGCGCGACGGGCGGTCGCTGGAACGGCAGGTCAACGCCGCGCATCCGGTGGCGCAACGGGTGGCGGCGGTGATGGCGAAGTTGGTGAAGCTGTACGGGGAGAGCCCAAAGTCGTTAGTCGTTAGTCGTTAGTCGTTAGA
This genomic interval carries:
- a CDS encoding acetyl-CoA C-acyltransferase, whose protein sequence is MTDIVFLSAVRTGFGTFGGALKDHSATDLGVIAAEAALARAGLDASLVNHAIVGNAMQTSRDAMYCARHVALRSGLAVETPAVTVNRLCGSGFEAVVQAAHRLTLGEATAVLAGGTESMSQAPHVVRGARWGIKYGPSPLLEDSLFEGLTDSFGGCAMADTAENLAQRYDITREACEAWALVSQQRAAAAWAAGVFADEVVPVMLRDRKTKQDVPWARDEHIRGDMTPEGLAKLPPVTRAGGTVTAGTASGINDGAAMLVMTTAEAAAKAGAAPIGRLVSWGVMGVPPEIMGIGPVPAARQALARAGMTMAQMDLVEINEAFAAQYLAVARDLELDPARANVHGGAIAIGHPLGASGARITAHLLHALRARGGGIGLGAACIGGGQGIAVIVEGFGG
- a CDS encoding 3-hydroxyacyl-CoA dehydrogenase family protein, giving the protein MSIGTVGVVGAGLMGSGIAQAVAMAGHDVLIHDSNGAQWNTARGRIESSLAKLVEKGKLTPEALLATSSRINFVPDLGAFAVCDLVIEAIVESLDAKRALWQRLEGICRAETLFATNTSSLSVVDQTVGLHLPERLLGMHFFNPVPMMPLVEVVRSVRTAPDAVDAALEFARGLGKTAITSRDESGFVVNLLLVPYLVDAVHALERGVGTIADIDAAMKLGAGHPMGPFTLLDFIGLDTVVQIGEIMFDQYREARYAPPPLLRRMVAAGYLGRKSGVGFYDWRGAQPVPMELGL